From a region of the Candidatus Eisenbacteria bacterium genome:
- a CDS encoding phytanoyl-CoA dioxygenase family protein: MPDFDAHAERIARDGYTILENTIEPELRCALLAELERLEHDYEIEPAKNSFEGHHTVRIYNLLVHGKLFEQIPVHPAILPLVERVLDPGCLVSSLSSISIDPGERAQPIHADDQLIPIPKPHVPTVCNTMWALTDFTEENGATRVIPGSHLRDHSPIYLQSYDSIAAEMPAGSVLVWHGSLWHGGGANRSPRRRVGIAMNYCAGFIRQQENQQLGIPREVARGFSPRLRQLVGYGVYNGLLGHIDKQSPERLLDEGAPAAGMVWDAYSGKR, from the coding sequence ATGCCCGATTTCGACGCGCACGCCGAGCGCATCGCCCGCGACGGCTACACGATCCTCGAGAACACGATCGAGCCCGAGCTGCGCTGCGCGCTGCTCGCCGAGCTGGAACGCCTCGAGCACGACTACGAGATCGAACCGGCGAAGAACTCGTTCGAGGGCCACCACACGGTGCGCATCTACAACCTCCTGGTCCACGGCAAGCTCTTCGAGCAGATCCCCGTGCACCCCGCGATCCTGCCGCTGGTCGAGCGGGTGCTCGATCCGGGCTGTCTCGTGTCGTCCCTCTCCTCGATCAGCATCGATCCGGGCGAACGGGCGCAGCCGATCCACGCCGACGACCAGCTGATCCCGATTCCGAAGCCGCACGTGCCCACCGTGTGCAACACCATGTGGGCGCTCACCGACTTCACCGAGGAGAACGGCGCGACGCGCGTCATCCCCGGATCGCACCTCCGCGACCACTCGCCCATCTACCTCCAGTCCTACGACAGCATCGCGGCCGAGATGCCGGCGGGCAGCGTGCTCGTATGGCACGGCAGCCTGTGGCACGGCGGTGGCGCGAACCGCTCGCCGCGCCGGCGCGTCGGCATCGCCATGAATTACTGCGCCGGCTTCATCCGGCAGCAGGAGAACCAGCAGCTGGGCATCCCGCGCGAGGTCGCGCGCGGGTTCTCGCCGCGCCTGCGCCAGCTCGTCGGCTATGGCGTCTACAACGGCCTCCTGGGTCACATCGACAAGCAGAGCCCGGAGCGGCTGCTCGACGAGGGGGCGCCAGCCGCGGGCATGGTCTGGGACGCCTACAGCGGCAAGCGCTGA
- a CDS encoding VOC family protein: protein MEPSGCGCPPTAAVASGPGRVHHVFINVRHLARSRDFYAWLMPQLGYEGSWDFGDTGSAGYLSPAGSFWLKQQDERFTGDAFHKDRVGLCEIAFAAASRADVDALASALVARGVTILDPPREYPEYVRGYYAVFFADPDGLKLEYVHIPGA, encoded by the coding sequence ATGGAGCCCTCGGGTTGCGGCTGTCCGCCGACTGCCGCGGTCGCGTCCGGTCCGGGCCGCGTGCACCACGTGTTCATCAACGTCCGGCACCTCGCGCGCTCGCGCGACTTCTACGCCTGGCTCATGCCGCAGCTCGGGTACGAGGGCTCGTGGGACTTCGGCGACACGGGCTCAGCCGGCTACTTGAGCCCGGCGGGCAGCTTCTGGTTGAAGCAGCAGGACGAACGCTTCACCGGCGATGCGTTCCACAAGGATCGCGTCGGCCTGTGCGAGATCGCGTTCGCAGCCGCGAGCCGGGCCGACGTCGACGCCCTCGCGAGCGCCCTCGTCGCGCGCGGCGTCACGATCCTCGACCCGCCGCGCGAGTACCCCGAGTACGTGCGCGGCTACTACGCCGTCTTCTTCGCCGACCCCGACGGCCTGAAGCTGGAGTACGTCCACATTCCGGGAGCCTAG
- a CDS encoding DUF952 domain-containing protein — protein sequence MARIYHITSAPEAEAATRTGEYLPRAFAADGFIHCSRAEQVAAVANAFYRGCDDLVLLEIDRERIPCKVVDENLDGGRELFAHVYGPLPISVVVAVHALRPDADGRFELPAAVPRT from the coding sequence ATGGCGCGCATCTACCACATCACGTCGGCCCCGGAGGCCGAAGCGGCGACCCGCACGGGTGAGTACCTGCCACGGGCGTTCGCCGCGGACGGGTTCATCCACTGCTCGCGCGCGGAGCAGGTGGCTGCCGTCGCGAACGCGTTCTATCGCGGCTGCGACGATCTCGTGCTGCTCGAGATCGATCGCGAGCGCATTCCGTGCAAGGTCGTGGACGAGAACCTGGACGGCGGGCGCGAGCTCTTCGCGCACGTCTACGGCCCGCTTCCGATCTCGGTCGTGGTGGCGGTGCACGCGCTGCGGCCCGACGCCGACGGCCGCTTCGAGCTTCCGGCAGCCGTGCCCCGGACATGA